From the Actinopolymorpha singaporensis genome, the window CGCCTCGAGCGCGCCGACCTGCTCTCGTTCCTCCGTCCGCGCCACCAGGGCGTGCTCGTCACCACCCGGCGCGACGGGCGGCCGCAGATCTCCCCGGTCACCCTGGGCCTGAACTCCGACGACCGGATCGTCGTGTCCACCTATCCCGAACGCGCCAAGGCGATCAACGTCCGGCGCGACCCGCGGGTCAGCGTGTGCGTGATGTCGGAGGGTTTCTCCGACCCGTACATCCAGGTGGACGGGACCGCCCGGGTCATCGACCTGCCCGAGGCCGTGGAGCCGCTCGTGGAGTACTTCCGGTGCATCAGCGGCGAGCACCCCGACTGGGACGAATACCGCGAGGCGATGCACCGTCAGGGCAAGTGCGTCATCGAGATGGAGATCGACAGGTGGGGCCCGGTCGCCCGCGGCGGCTTCCCCCCGCGCCTGGTCCAGTCCGACGAAAGCTGACCCATCCACCCGTACGCCGAACCATCCCGACCCGCGCCCTGAGTGGCGCGAGACGCCAACGGCGGTTACGGAATCGGGGCAGTCATGAGGGATCTCTTCGGATGCGCCAGGTAGGTGCGCACGGGGGGTTGTGTACTGCCCGCACGTCAGGCAGGCTCGGGGGCATGGTCCACGACTGATCCGACTGTCCCCGATCTCGGGAGGGCGACATGGCTCTGCACCACTCCGAAGAGACCCATCAGAACCTCTGCGCCCGGCTGGCGCAGGCGACCGGACGAGATCTCCCAGAGTGGATCAGAGTGCTGGAGAACGGACCCACCTTCCTCCGCTTCGAGGACCGGGTCAGTTGGCTGCGCAGCGAGTACGGCATCGCCCACGGGCACGCCACCGCGATCGTGCACGAGCAGGACCTCCGCCGCGCCCAGCGCAACTTCGGGTGAGCCCCGCGGACACGGTGGGCGCCGAACCCTCGGCCCCGGCGCCGAGCCGGCGGCATCGATGGACGTGACACAGGCGCAGGCGTTCCTGCGCGAACACCATCACGCCGTCCTCGGCACGATTCGCCGGGACGGCCGGCCCCAGCTCTCCCCGGTCACCGTCGGGGTGGACGACGAGGGGTACGCCGTGATCAGCACCCGCGAGCCGGCGTACAAGGTACGAAACCTGCGGCGCGACCCGCGGGCCAGTCTCTGCGTCTTCCCCGACGGGTTCTACGGCGAGTGGGTCCAGGTCGAGGGAGAGGCACACATCCTGTCGCTGCCGGACGCGATGGAGCCGCTGGTCGACTACTACCGCGGAGTCTCCGGCGAGCACCCGGACTGGGCCGACTACCGCGCGGCGATGGAACGCGACCGTCGCTGCCTGATCCGCGTCCGCATGGACCGGGTGGGGCCGGTGGTGTCCGGCTGATCCTCGCGATCTCCGGCTGACATGCGGAAAGGGCCGCCCGAGAATCTCGGGCGGCCCTTCCGCGTTTCTGCCTGTCCGGCTCGGTCTGGGTCAGTCACCGCCGCGCAGGATCGCGAGGATGCGCAGCAGCTCGATGTAGAGCCACACCAGGGTGACGGTGAGCCCGAACGCCGCGAACCACGCGTCCTTGCTCGGCGCACCGGCGGCGATGCCCTTCTCGACGTAGTCGAAGTCGAGCAGCAGGTTGAAGCAGGCCAGCGCCACCCCGATCACGGCGAACACCAGGCCCAGCCCGCCCAGCCCGCTGACGCCGAGGTTGAGGCCGAACATGCGCAGGACGAGGTTGACGGCCACGATGAGGAAGAAGCCGAGGGTGGCGGCCACGACGAACCGCTGGAACTTCGGGGTCACCCGGATGATCCGGAACTTGTAGACCGCGAGCATGCCGGCGGATGCGCACATCGTGCCGAGGACCGCCTGGGCAACGATGGACGAGTCACCGACGTAGGCGGACAGCACCTTGCTGGCCAGGCCGACGAACACGCCCTCGACCGCGGCGTAGCCGAGGATCAGCGCCGGGTTGGTGATGTGCCGCAGGCCGATGACGAAGCCCAGGCCCATCCCCACAAGGGCGGCACCGATCAGCCAGCCGAAGTGGGCCGGCTGCACCGGTCCGGTGAGGAACCACGTCGCGCCCGCCACCACGATCAGGGTGCCGAGCGTCATGGCGGTGCGGGCCACCACGTCGTCGATGGTCATCCGGTCGCGCCGCGGGCCGGAGTAGGACGGCGCGTCGTACATCTCCCGCAACTGGTCGGCACTCATGCCCGCGGCGCCGGAGCCAGCCGACTGGAACGCGTCGCTGCGCCGGAACACCGGGTTCTTGCTCTGCATCCTGGGTCCTCCTCCGCCGGCGGCGGGTGACGGTCGGCGGCCCGCGAGCGCGGGCCGGTTGGCTGCGGAATGCTCCACAACAGCGCCGGGCCGGTTCGGACCGGCTCGGCAGTGACGCCAATAGTAATGACTCGGCAAAGTCTTTGTCCTCCCCAACGGACATTTCGTCTCCAATGCCCGGCCCCGCCCTTCTCCGCCCACTTGACCTGAACCTTGGTGGAGGTCACAGGCTTGGGCGCGGACAACGGAGCGGGACGAGCCTGGAGGTCTGCGGATGCGCGCGGTGTGGGTCAGTGGGTTCGGCGGGCCGCAGGTGCTGGTTCCGGGTGAGGCGCCGGACCCCGCGGCCGGGCCCGGCCAGGCCCTGGTCGAGGTGGCGTACGCCAACATCACGTTCGTGGAGACCCAGCTCCGGTCCGGCACCGGCCCCTTCACCCCGACGCTGCCGACCATCCCCGGCAACGGCGTGGGCGGGACCGTCCGTGCCGTCGGGACAGGCGTCGACCCGGCCCTGGTCGGCGGGCGGGTGGTGACCAGCACCGGCGGCTCCGGCGCGTACGCCGAACTCGTCGTGGTGGCCGCGGACGGGATGGTGGAGGTTCCGGCGACGCTGCGGCTGGACGACGCGGTGGCGGTGCTCGCCGACGGCCGGACAGCGACCTGGCTGATGCGCGCGAGCGGCGCCGGGCCCGGTGACCGCGTGCTGGTGACGGCTGCCGCCGGCGGCGTCGGAACGCTCCTGGTGCAGCTGGCCACGGCGGCCGGAGCGCAGGTCGTCGCGGCGGCCGGCGGTGACCGCAAGTTGGCGTTGACGACGAAGCTGGGCGCGAAGGTCGCCGTCGACTACCGCCGCCCGGACTGGACCGAGCGGGTACGTGAGTCCGTCGGCGGCGTCGACCTCGTGCTGGACGGTGTGGGCGGCGCGCTGGGCAGGGCGGCGTTCGGCCTGCTGGTCGAGGGCGGTCGGATGCTCAGCTTCGGCCTGGCCAGCGGCACCTGGACCGACGTGCCGGAAGCGGAGGCGCGGCTACGTGGCGTGCGGCTGCTGCGCCCGGCCCTGGATCCGGCGGACGTCCGCGAACTCACCGAGAGCGCCCTGCGGGCGGCCGCCGACGGCCGGCTGCACCCGGTGATCGGCCAGCGGTTCGAGCTGGCCCGGGCGGCCGAGGCACATGCCGCGATCGAGGCACGCGCCACGATCGGCAAGACGCTGCTGGAGGTGCGGCCGGAGGAAGCGACGTGATACCGGAGTGCCCCCGGTGGGACTCGAACCCACAAAACTGACACCCATTTTAAGTGGGCCGCCTCGACCAGTTGGGCTACGGGGGCGCTGCGCGGGCCGACCGCCAGACCACCGACGGCTGACCTGTGACCACGCCCAACCTTAGTGTCGCCAGGCGCTCCGGGTGGCGGGCAGTAGTGCCCGGCCGTCGGTGTGCGGGCGAACGACCAGCAGCTGGTACGCCGAGATCCGGGCCGCCTCGAACGCCAGTGCCGACACCGCGAGGTAGAGCAGCCACACCCGCGCCCGCCCCGGCGAGGCCTGCCGGGCGCACTCGTCCCAGGCCCCTTCCAGGTTGGCCACCCAGGCTCGCAGGGTGCGGGCGTAGTGCTCGCGCATCGTCTCCAGGTCGCGGACCTCCAGGCCCGCGTTCTCGATGATGCTCGTGACGGTTCCGATCGGGAGGAGCTCGGCGCCCGGGTGGACGTAGGCGTCCAGGAAGGAGCGTTCCTGTGCCAGCGGCTCACCGCGCCGGCCGACCTGGTTGACCAGCAGCCGGCCACCCGGACGCAGCAGGCCGTACAGCGCGCCGGCGTACTCCCCCAGCCGGTCCGCACCCACGTAGTCGGCCAGCCCGTACGCGACGATCGCGTCGAACGGGTCGGCCTCGACCTCGCGCCAGTCCGCGACCCGGAACTCCACCCGCCCGGCGAGCCCCGCGTCGACCGCCCGCTTGGTCGCCTGCTCGGCCTGTTCGGCGGAGGAGGTGATGCCGAGCCCGCTCACCGCGTGGTGCTCGGCGGCGTGCAGGAGGAACGTCCCCCAGCCGCAGTCGACGTCGAGCACCCGGGCGCCGCGTTCTTCCGCGGGCCGATCGGCAAGGCCCAGCTTGCGGCAGGCGAGCTGCAGGCCGGCGCGTTGCGCGTCGTCCAGGGACATGCCCGGCTCGGCCCAGTAGCCGCTGCCCAGCATCAGCGTCTGACCGAACACCCGCGACAGGAACTTCGTACCGACCGGGTTGTCCGGCGAACCGCTCGGTGCGGTGTCGCGATCCAGCGCGTGCCGGCGTTCGGCCCCCGTGATCTCCTCCTCCGGCGGCTTGGGCGCCGGGCCGACGGCACCGAGATAGACCGCAGCCCGCATCAGTTCGCTGCGGTCGGCGGCGGTGAGCTCGGGGCGGGCGCCGATCGAGCGCCCGAACGGCGCGAGGCGTTCCAGGGCGGTGAGGATCGGGCCGTCGACCTCGATCTCGCCGGCGACGAACGCCCGGGCCAGGCCGAGTTCGTCCGGCCGCCACAGCAACCGGCGGACGGCACGCCGGGAGTGCACGCGTACGGCCGGCGCTTCGGTGGGCCCGGCCACCGAGCCGTCCCAGGCATGCAGGCGGACGGGCGCTTCCAGCCCGAACAACCGCAACAGGATGTCGTGCAGCCGCTCGGCGACAACGGGACCGGCCACAGCGCCCCCTCTCGTTCGGTCGTCCCCGTGACGTTCTACCCGTCCCGGGGACGATCGAGCCACTGCCGGATCAGAACCGAACCAGAACCGAACCAGAATCGGATCAGAATCGGATCAGGGCCGGAGCAGGCGCCGACGGCGTTGCAGCTACTGCCTGTGCTGCTCCCAGGTCACCTCGGTCCTCCCACCAGCATGAGCGTGTTCGAACTCCGGCGACCTGCTCGCGGGCGGGGAGAACTGGCGCGGCAGGGCGCTGCGTTCGAACTCCTCCCGCGGGCGCTGCAGGCTTCCGAGCGAGACGATCTCGCGGGGGAAGAACAGGCCGAGCGTCCAGTCGGCCACGATGCGGACCTTGCGGTTGAGGGTGGGCATCCGGCTGATGTGGTAGGTA encodes:
- a CDS encoding PPOX class F420-dependent oxidoreductase, with product MSPYIATTERLERADLLSFLRPRHQGVLVTTRRDGRPQISPVTLGLNSDDRIVVSTYPERAKAINVRRDPRVSVCVMSEGFSDPYIQVDGTARVIDLPEAVEPLVEYFRCISGEHPDWDEYREAMHRQGKCVIEMEIDRWGPVARGGFPPRLVQSDES
- a CDS encoding DUF4287 domain-containing protein, translated to MALHHSEETHQNLCARLAQATGRDLPEWIRVLENGPTFLRFEDRVSWLRSEYGIAHGHATAIVHEQDLRRAQRNFG
- a CDS encoding PPOX class F420-dependent oxidoreductase, coding for MDVTQAQAFLREHHHAVLGTIRRDGRPQLSPVTVGVDDEGYAVISTREPAYKVRNLRRDPRASLCVFPDGFYGEWVQVEGEAHILSLPDAMEPLVDYYRGVSGEHPDWADYRAAMERDRRCLIRVRMDRVGPVVSG
- a CDS encoding Bax inhibitor-1/YccA family protein: MQSKNPVFRRSDAFQSAGSGAAGMSADQLREMYDAPSYSGPRRDRMTIDDVVARTAMTLGTLIVVAGATWFLTGPVQPAHFGWLIGAALVGMGLGFVIGLRHITNPALILGYAAVEGVFVGLASKVLSAYVGDSSIVAQAVLGTMCASAGMLAVYKFRIIRVTPKFQRFVVAATLGFFLIVAVNLVLRMFGLNLGVSGLGGLGLVFAVIGVALACFNLLLDFDYVEKGIAAGAPSKDAWFAAFGLTVTLVWLYIELLRILAILRGGD
- a CDS encoding zinc-binding dehydrogenase, with the translated sequence MRAVWVSGFGGPQVLVPGEAPDPAAGPGQALVEVAYANITFVETQLRSGTGPFTPTLPTIPGNGVGGTVRAVGTGVDPALVGGRVVTSTGGSGAYAELVVVAADGMVEVPATLRLDDAVAVLADGRTATWLMRASGAGPGDRVLVTAAAGGVGTLLVQLATAAGAQVVAAAGGDRKLALTTKLGAKVAVDYRRPDWTERVRESVGGVDLVLDGVGGALGRAAFGLLVEGGRMLSFGLASGTWTDVPEAEARLRGVRLLRPALDPADVRELTESALRAAADGRLHPVIGQRFELARAAEAHAAIEARATIGKTLLEVRPEEAT
- a CDS encoding SAM-dependent methyltransferase; this encodes MAGPVVAERLHDILLRLFGLEAPVRLHAWDGSVAGPTEAPAVRVHSRRAVRRLLWRPDELGLARAFVAGEIEVDGPILTALERLAPFGRSIGARPELTAADRSELMRAAVYLGAVGPAPKPPEEEITGAERRHALDRDTAPSGSPDNPVGTKFLSRVFGQTLMLGSGYWAEPGMSLDDAQRAGLQLACRKLGLADRPAEERGARVLDVDCGWGTFLLHAAEHHAVSGLGITSSAEQAEQATKRAVDAGLAGRVEFRVADWREVEADPFDAIVAYGLADYVGADRLGEYAGALYGLLRPGGRLLVNQVGRRGEPLAQERSFLDAYVHPGAELLPIGTVTSIIENAGLEVRDLETMREHYARTLRAWVANLEGAWDECARQASPGRARVWLLYLAVSALAFEAARISAYQLLVVRPHTDGRALLPATRSAWRH